A segment of the Candidatus Hydrogenedentota bacterium genome:
ACTTAAAGACAACGAATAAGGATTTGAAAAGAAGAAGGGCGATACCGCATGGAAGCCACCTCCACACGCTGCCCGTCAACGGCTCGTTGTATCCGCTCTTTTAGGGTATCTGCCGCGCCCTCGTTGCTGTACATCCCAATTATGGAAATGTTGAAATCGGTCTCATGGGCGCTTTCAGCCAAACAGCATCTATCCAATGCTCTAATCATCGGTTGTTTTCAGGCTTGTTTACAGGAACAACTTGGTATTTCTACTTGTTCTAAGTTATAGTATAAAAACAAAAGGGGCTGAAACTAAATGAGTTTAAACCACTGTGTTTTTTCAGTAGTTCTTGGAAAGGAACCTGCTTATGAGTAAGCTGCTTACACGTCACGATTTCACCTCAGAATCTGTATCAGAAGGACATCCCGACAAGATTTGTGATCAAATTTCGGACGCGATTTTGGATGCCTGCCTTCAAGTGGATCCGAAAAGCCACGTGGGCTGTGAGACACTGGTTGCCCCTGATTTGGTCGTCACTGCAGGTGAAATTGCCTGTGATAAATGGGATCAACTTGATCCGGAAAGCATCGCTCGGGAAGTGGTGCGCCGTATTGGCTACGTCCATGAAGATATCGGCTTTTCCTATAAAACCTTTAAATATTTGAATTACATCCAGGGCCAGTCTCCGGATATTGCGCAAGGTATCCGAGACGATGAAAAACACAATCAAGATCAAGGCGCCGGCGATCAGGGCATGATGTTTGGCTATGCCTCCGACGAAACGCCTCAACTGATGCCCGCCACCATACAATATAGCCATGAGCTGCTCCTGGAACTTGCACACGTTCGCAAAACAGGGGCATTGACTTATCTGCGTCCCGACTCCAAATCGCAAGTTACCATTCGTTATGAAGAAGGAATTCCGAAATACATCACGAATGTAGTTATTTCACATCAGACCGAAGATGTGCCGCTTGAACAAATCCGGGAAGATATGATCGCAGTCGCTAAAAGGGTGCTCGAGCCGACCGGATTACTTACCGAAAAAACCGTTTTTTACGTTAACCCCACCGGCCGTTTTGTAGTAGGCGGTCCTAATGGTGACTCCGGTCTAACAGGGCGCAAAATCATTGTGGACAGTTACGGCGGTGTAGGCTGCCATGGCGGCGGCGCTTTCTCCGGCAAAGATCCTTCGAAAGTTGACCGCAGTGCTGCCTATTACAGCCGCTACGTGGCGAAGAATATCGTGGCTGCCGGATTGGCACGGCGCTGCGAAATTCAAGTCGCTTATGCTATCGGTGTTGCCCGGCCCATGAGCATCAATGTATCCACTTTTGGCACCGGCACTGTGGACGACGCACGCATTCAGGCGGTTCTGGAAAATTCCGATCTTTTCGATTTCCGACCCTTTGCCATCATTGAACGGCTTGGGCTGACACAGCCCCAAGGGTGGAGTTACCAAGATACGGCCGCCTATGGTCATTTTGGCAGGGAACAGTTCCCTTGGGAAAAAACGGATGCCGTGGAAGCGCTCCGGCGGGCAGTCGCCACACAAGCCTAAACAAGAAGGGATATTGCTATTAGTACGCCACAGTTTATTCTCGGTGTTGGGTCGCCCATGATGGATCTCTTGGCGTCTATTCCCGAGTCTTTCTTAGAACAAGTTTCCGGAGCCCGCGGCGGTATGGAGTGGATCGAACCGGATCAGATGGACGCCTTGATTGCGCGCCTTCCCCAAGCGCCGACCTGTGCTCCCGGCGGCAGCGCAGCCAATACGGTTTGCGCTTTGGCACGCTTGGGCATGCCTGTGGCGCTGCTGGGAAAAATGGGCCGTGACGATGAAGCCATTGCTTATAAAAACGCTTTTGCCCTCATTGGCGGCCATGAGCGCTGCTTCAAATATATGGACACACAACCTACCGGCCGCTGTCTGAGCCTGATCACGCCCGATGGGGAACGAACCATGCGCACTGATCTCGGCGCAGCAAAATACATTGATGTTGATGACGTCAGCACTGCAGATTTTCAAAACTGCCGCCATGTTCATCTTGAAGGCTATGCCCTGCATAACCCTGAATTTGTCCTTCATGTATTGAAAACTGCCAAAGCCTGCGGTGCCGATACAAGCGTGGATCTTGCCTCTTTTGAAGTGGTGGAAAGTGTCCGAGACTTGCTTCCCGATCTGTTGCGCAGCCATGTGGATATGGTCTTCGCCAACCAAGATGAAGCGCGTGCCTTTGCACAAGATGATGACCCTGAAAAAGGGCTGGAGCAGTTAGCAGCGTGTTGCCCCGTGGCTGCAGTAAAGCTGGGCGCAGAAGGCGCGTGGCTGCAATCGGGAACAGAACGGGTTCGTGTGCAGGGCGTGGCGGTGGATACCGTGGTGGACACGACCGGTGCCGGCGATTGCTGGGCGGCAGGCTTACTTTTCGGCCTTATGACCGGAAAAACACTGGAAGAAAGCGGTCAGGCGGCATCAATGATTGGCGCGGCAACCGTCTCTTGTCTCGGCGCTTCTCCCGACGAAGCGAAGTGGCAGGAAATCCGAAGCCAACTAAACATAAACCCGACGTTATAATAGCGACTTAGAGTCTGAGACAAGAATAAGGAGAATGATCATGTATATTGGCAGAATCGTCAGCGTGGGCCGCACGGCAGAAGGTCGTCTTTGTGCAGCGTACAGAGTTTCCAGCCGTTCTTTTCCCAATCGTACCGCGGTGCTCGGTGATAAAAAAGTCAGTATCGTGCCCAAACCCGGTCATGAAGGGGATGTATTTAAAAATCCCTACATTGCCTACAATTGTGTGCGCATCGTCAGACAAGGAGATGTTGCCATCGCAACCAATGGCAGTCAGACCGATGTGATCGCGGAAAAAAACGATGAAGGTATGCCCATCCGTGAGGCATTGGTATTGGCCTCCCTCATGCTCGATTACGAAAAAGACGCCTATAATACACCCCGCATCAGCGCGGTTGTGGATAAGCAGGCGGGCGCAGGCTGGCTTGCCATCGTGCG
Coding sequences within it:
- a CDS encoding methionine adenosyltransferase — its product is MSKLLTRHDFTSESVSEGHPDKICDQISDAILDACLQVDPKSHVGCETLVAPDLVVTAGEIACDKWDQLDPESIAREVVRRIGYVHEDIGFSYKTFKYLNYIQGQSPDIAQGIRDDEKHNQDQGAGDQGMMFGYASDETPQLMPATIQYSHELLLELAHVRKTGALTYLRPDSKSQVTIRYEEGIPKYITNVVISHQTEDVPLEQIREDMIAVAKRVLEPTGLLTEKTVFYVNPTGRFVVGGPNGDSGLTGRKIIVDSYGGVGCHGGGAFSGKDPSKVDRSAAYYSRYVAKNIVAAGLARRCEIQVAYAIGVARPMSINVSTFGTGTVDDARIQAVLENSDLFDFRPFAIIERLGLTQPQGWSYQDTAAYGHFGREQFPWEKTDAVEALRRAVATQA
- a CDS encoding adenosine kinase, with protein sequence MMDLLASIPESFLEQVSGARGGMEWIEPDQMDALIARLPQAPTCAPGGSAANTVCALARLGMPVALLGKMGRDDEAIAYKNAFALIGGHERCFKYMDTQPTGRCLSLITPDGERTMRTDLGAAKYIDVDDVSTADFQNCRHVHLEGYALHNPEFVLHVLKTAKACGADTSVDLASFEVVESVRDLLPDLLRSHVDMVFANQDEARAFAQDDDPEKGLEQLAACCPVAAVKLGAEGAWLQSGTERVRVQGVAVDTVVDTTGAGDCWAAGLLFGLMTGKTLEESGQAASMIGAATVSCLGASPDEAKWQEIRSQLNINPTL
- a CDS encoding IMP cyclohydrolase: MYIGRIVSVGRTAEGRLCAAYRVSSRSFPNRTAVLGDKKVSIVPKPGHEGDVFKNPYIAYNCVRIVRQGDVAIATNGSQTDVIAEKNDEGMPIREALVLASLMLDYEKDAYNTPRISAVVDKQAGAGWLAIVRHDGLEVQRIPLEFGRIWYVATYEENSINAAQCDDFPVSTAREACDYILSQGVFAQR